TTTCCGGTTCTTTTCCAACTCGCTCAGTTTGATGTAGTGCTGCCATTGGAATAAATGTCAGAAGAATGCATATCAAAATTATCTACCAAATGTGCAACATATGATAGTAAGTACCTGTACTAAACCATGCAGGGTAAGTTTGGCCTCATCGTCCACGTATATTTCCATCGGCTGAAAGGCAACAAATGTCAGAAAGAATATTAGGGCCTTTTCTTCAAGCAAACTGAACCCAGTACCAAGTGAATGATGCATGAACTCCAGTCCACTTGATTTGGCATATACAGCCTCTTCGTGGCAACTTGTAAAAGTATCGCTGATAAATCATTTTTTATAGCATGCCCAACAAGGAAATTACGATGCTGCCCATAGTTCATTCCTGATTAGCAACGTCTGCCTTGTCTACCAACATCATGATCACAACATAAAAATACAGCAGGAAGCCCAACCAAGAATAACTAGGGCCGCCCTGAGAGCAGCAGGGATTGGCAACGAAACGAACCACGACCATGCAGATACAAACACACCATCAGTCCAAGATGGAAAGCAGACGCCAACCTAGCTGCAAACAACCTTCATGGAAACCAGACTTTTTAAAGACCACTACGAATGCTATGACATAAGCCCCTCCCCCTCATTCCCaggaaataaaaaacaaaagggaTAAAACTCCATTCTTGCCCACACCATCTCACCGACCTAACTAAAATAGGTTCAGGAAAAAGGTGAAAAAAGGAGCAGCGAAGACTATAAACACTAAAGAAGAAGCACGTCCAGAGTAAAGTAGGGCATAAAAAAGACTTGACTTCTATATTTGAGCAGGCTACAGTACATTACATCTTGCATAAATCTCTTGCAAACAGGACGTATCTCCTTGCTGAGTGTTGCTGAAAACATCATGACTTGCTTATCATGAGGTGTCATTTTGAAAATCTCCTGCACATCTCTCCGCATGTCTACAGAAATACACAAAGGTGAAAtgcaagaataaaataaaataaaacgaaAGTAGAATAGATGCAATTCAACAGTAAATGCAAATAACAAACTCCTCAAAACCAACATaatggggaaaaaaataaagcataCCAAGTGACTCGAGCATCTTGTCGCATTCATCGAGAATAAAATGCCTCACATTCTTCAAAGAAAGATCTTTATCCCTAGCTAGTGCCAGTATTCTTCCTGGCGTCCCAACAACAATGTGAGGACACTCATTCTTCAGTATATCCTTATGTTTTGCAATATGAACTCCTCCATAGAACACAGCAACTTTAATATCAGGCAAGTATGTGCTGAATCTCTCGAACTCATGGCAAATCTGAATAATGTAGAAAGGTGTCATGAAACATGAATTGAACATCTACATCAACAACAAGGGATCCACACAAACAGATAAAATTTCAAGAAAGGCAAAGAACAAACCTGGTAAGCTAACTCTCTCGTATGGCACAAAACAAGTGCAGCAACTTGGCCTGCAACAGGCTCGATTTGCTGAAGTGTGGAGAGAACGAACACAGCAGTCTTCCCCATCCCAGACTTTGCTTGACAGATGACATCCATTCCCAAAATAGCTTGAGGGATGCACTCATGTTGTACTGATGGAGAACCAAACAAAATTGGAGCAGTACCCTcagtaaataaaaaataacctTCTGGGTCCTTTAATGGAAAGGTTTAACAAATTCTCCTCCGAAATCAGAATGTGGAAGTAGTGTTTACCTGAAAATTTATCAAAACATATGTCATTCTCTGAGAGAAACGTTTAAACATGATAAATGATTTCTTCAGAAATATGTAAGAGCAGAATTCAACTTCGAACAATAATTTCCTTTGGGCAAGTGGGAGGCATGTACAAATAATGGTTGCAACCAAAAAGTCCTCAACCTTGTAAGCTTCAAAGGTTTACTTTCACAACTTCTGTCTcggttctaaatttttttacaaTTTCATTTTTCCCTACCTATGTAAAGAATGCCTTCACATTGTTTGCTACTTTGAGTTATTAGCAACAAGTTGATCAAAAGACAGTAATTCATTAATaaaatgaaaatcaaaatgAAGAGAAATTCCATGGTttccaacaaaaaaatataCGAGCAAAGCAAGCTGCGTGAGCACAAGTTTACACAGAAAAGAACCACATTTTATGTCATCACGCCAAAACAGCACTCATCATAAAGCTGCCAGCATGCAACAGCAAAGTAAGAACTAAGTCAAAACATTTTCCAAATATATAGTTGTTACAGTACAAACATGTACTATACTTTCAAGCTTTCAGACAGACaggaaaaatccaaaagaatgaCTGACTCTCGTACACGCTTGAAAGTGTTGGAAGAAACTCCTTTTGGAAGGCCTCCAATTACATGTAGGGAATCAATGTTCCCCAATACAACACATCCAATACAGTTTGTACTCAAAACAAGAAGAAGACCCAAATCACTACAAAacatccaaagaaaaaaaaaaggaaatagcaCTCACTAGAAAGAAAATATAGCACAGTCTTCCTACATAAGTAAGAACTGCTTCATTTCTTCCAAAAATATCATCTTCTCTTGTCTCAATCTAATGGCgaatccataaagcatgcaagtttttaatttattttatacaaggaaaagaaaagattattGTCCACTGTGATACCTTAAGCCACTACAAAATTATGCAAGACAATGACCTCATTTTGCTTCCAACACCAAATGTTCATGTTCAGACCTCCATAAAATAAGTCCATCAATAAATGACAACAGCTTCTATCTGTAAACTATACTCAAGGATTCGCCCTTTGCTTCTATGCAGATCACGTGCCCACTAGCATTATGCCACAAGGCATAGCAACTAAGACCTCTCCAGTCATAACATCAACAGAAAGAGTTGTACCATCCAACCACAAAATCTTACAGACCTCTATCCAACACTGCAATCAACAGAAAATGAAAAAGTAAAAACTGATCCCAAAACCAATCCACCCCCAACTTGAATGTtgagaaaacaagaaagaaaccaCCAGAATGTCTCCAAATATGAATCCTTCTGCACATGAAACCCATATGGACAACCACTACAAACCTAAGTTCACATGAACTTAATATACATCTTAACCAATTTCATGCCCTAATTATTTTTTCACATGAACCTAACAAACATCTTAACCAACTTCATgcatttcaaattcagtacaaAATCCCTCAATAGCATCTGAAGCTAACCAATACCCCTTAAACAGCCCCGCACTCTCACAGAATCATCTAATACAGAGCAACTAACAATACATCTAGCACCTTTCATCACTATTCTCATTGATAAAAATATTATGTAATGCAAAAACCAACGCGCCCCAAAAGAAACATTACACCAAAAGAAACATTACACCGGAAACACAACCAAAAAGCCAAGTGGTTCTGAAAAACCACAAATGATCAACAAATGATGCAATGCCAACAACACATTAACTAAAGAGTACACAaacaataaaaggaaaaaaagaagaaatcaatcATTCACTGGAAAAGAGATGCCAACACAACTCTTTTCGTACTTCAATTGGAAGCAAAAAAATCAATAGAACCATATCACCAAGATAGGAGAAAAACTTATACTACATAAAGCATTTTTGGCATGTAGACATCACATGATGATGACATGATATTCTACAAGCTAAATTTCACCCCTCTGATTAAATGTTGTTAATAAAGCCCAGCAGTCCCACATTCTTACAATGGATAATTAAATAAAAGCTAAGTGTATCAATTATTCTGAACAAGTAACACCAAGTAGCACACGATAGATTGCTTACtggtagagaaaaaaaaacactaacTCTTCCACTCACAAATTATACAATGGACAATTGAATAAAAGCCAACGCTATGCAAGTGTCAGATTGATTATGCTCCACAAGTAACACCAAGTAGTACACAACAGATCGCTTATTGGTAGGAAAAACACCAACACCTTCCCGCAAACAATCATTTGGCAC
This portion of the Phoenix dactylifera cultivar Barhee BC4 chromosome 11, palm_55x_up_171113_PBpolish2nd_filt_p, whole genome shotgun sequence genome encodes:
- the LOC103719228 gene encoding DEAD-box ATP-dependent RNA helicase 15 isoform X2, which produces MDVICQAKSGMGKTAVFVLSTLQQIEPVAGQVAALVLCHTRELAYQICHEFERFSTYLPDIKVAVFYGGVHIAKHKDILKNECPHIVVGTPGRILALARDKDLSLKNVRHFILDECDKMLESLDMRRDVQEIFKMTPHDKQVMMFSATLSKEIRPVCKRFMQDPMEIYVDDEAKLTLHGLVQHYIKLSELEKNRKLNDLLDALDFNQVVIFVKSVNRAAELNKLLVECNFPSICIHSGMSQEERLTRYKGFKEGHKRILVATDLVGRGIDIERVNIVINYDMPDSADTYLHRVGRAGRFGTKGLAITFVSSASDSDVLNQVQERFEVDIKELPEQIDTSTYMPS